One window from the genome of Desulforamulus ruminis DSM 2154 encodes:
- a CDS encoding ferritin family protein, whose translation MPDFGNPFAGFAAKQKLTQGELIRAIRFLVAAEYEAVQLYMQLAESTDHTLTQEVLKDIADEERVHAGEFLRLLKELAPDEEKFYQEGAEEVEEMIKESQKKNKY comes from the coding sequence ATGCCTGATTTTGGCAATCCCTTTGCGGGCTTTGCGGCCAAACAAAAGCTGACCCAAGGGGAATTAATCCGGGCCATAAGGTTCTTAGTGGCTGCGGAGTATGAAGCGGTGCAGCTTTACATGCAGTTGGCCGAATCCACCGACCACACCTTAACCCAAGAAGTACTCAAAGATATTGCTGATGAGGAACGGGTCCATGCCGGCGAATTTTTAAGATTGTTAAAAGAACTGGCCCCGGATGAAGAAAAGTTTTACCAGGAAGGCGCCGAAGAAGTGGAAGAAATGATTAAAGAAAGCCAAAAGAAGAACAAATATTAG